Below is a genomic region from Helianthus annuus cultivar XRQ/B chromosome 2, HanXRQr2.0-SUNRISE, whole genome shotgun sequence.
TACAAACAAGAGTGTGATTATCTCTATTTCACACACACTAAATTACATCAAATTTATCTCATGTTAGGAATTGAAATATTGAATTATAGTCCCTCTCCAAGAGATACAAGAGACACAAagcctctgctatcccagcaaagTGATAATGTCTTCACACACATTGTTAAATGCTTTGATAGAGGGAATGCCTCTGCATGTTCATGTTAATGATTTTAGGACTtttgtaataaaataaaaatacaccAATACCTTTAAGGTCTTTAAAAAATACACCAATACCTTTAATGTGTTTAAGGATTTGAATTTATAAACGTTATAGGTTTGCAAATGCATGATACATGTGGATAAGATCTTATGACATCAATTTGTTTTCTTTCATCCTTGTTTTATATGTAATATGAAATATGAATTATACTATTTTATAATCTTTGTTTTATATGTAACTAGTATTAAGCTCTCCGTGTTGCGGTGGAGGCGTAACCGTGATAAATAGCATCAATATCATATTACAGCCAAGGATCACCAATATTGAAGTTGCGGCGTCTTAATGTTGAGAAATTAGATCGACATATAAAACagagaaaataataactaactcgatttaGGACTGCATTGTGACAAACTTGTTAAAcggaaaaaatagacgacgtaaatacactgaaccacacacgtacgttgcgccatgttaactcgcaaaatttagaacgaagtgtATAACAAAacttaaaatcgttgaaccacacacacattATGttgtgttaactcgtaaaatttagaactaaacgtaaaacaaaaaaaattgcaaaatatgaaaaatatagtggatcaaagttgaaagtaaaaaaagttgttaggttaaattgaaaaaaaactaaaaacttttgggttaaagctacaaaatcaagtagtttgagtttaaaatgaaatatcaaaaaaaaattttaaaaacccttCAAACATGGAGTACAACGCTTCAAAGCACCATTTTGTTGGTAAATTATATTATGTAAATTTTCTCAACTGTATTATCTTAAAGGAAGTAATTAATATTTCCCAATTGTACAATCTtaaaagaagttaaaacaaacaaaaaccaaaacattattatataaaattttaaaaaacaacTGACAAACTAGCGTTTGTAGTCCAACGGTTAGGATAATTGCCTTCCAAGCAATAGACCCGGGTTCGACTCCCGGCAAACGCAATATTTTTTCTTCCAGTTTTTAAAAAAACTATAAATGAtaaaaaaggttattttccatTAGTCACATTCACCATAAATAGGTCATTTTCCATTGGTCACATTCACTATCATATAATACCAAGAAGAAATGCCATTGCCGACTTACCACCTTAACATCATCCAAACCAATAAAAACGATTTACCGTCTCAACATCATAATCCAAAACAATAAAATGTTGAAACAGACAATGATATTTCTTTCGTTATCATTAATGAGTAAACAAGTGTTACAAAGCAACCTTGTTACATGCTTCTTGTTGCCAAAGATATATAGCTTTGTAGAACTTGGGCATTATACCCTTTTTACACAATCTTTCACATGCTTCTTGTTGCCAAAGATGCTTTTGGTACCAACAATGTTGGTTTCACATAACAAGTTTTATTTCATGGAAATAACAACTCGATATATTGTGATAGTCAATTCCGATTTATAGAATAAAACTTAAATAAACATGTATTCTCTATCAAATTAATTAAATTCGGTTTTCAGTTAGCTACTCTCTCATCTCTTCTTCTCCACAACGGGCAATAGTGGTCATATATGTTTTATTGGACCATATTGGGTCTATATGGATCACAACGAAATATAAtacccacacacacacacgagtTAGGTGACTAGTAAAATGAAAATGTTTTCTTCGACAACAAGCGAGGAGGTGCTCGTATGCATGTTTATtggaaaagttaaaaaaaagttaTCGATGGGGGAAATCTACCAATCGATTCCTTAATTCCTTGAAAAGTTTAAGAATCAAGACGGGGAAGAAGGGATGTTGTGGAAAACCGTATGATCATATCAAAGTTTTATTGTTTACAAAATGTAGAAATATACAGGTTTTGGATTTCGTATTTAAATCACTGGTATCTTTATTAAGCGTGCAATTTCACTTTCAGATTAAAGTATTTGTTGTACACAAAATCAATAATCAGATAagacaaaatattttttttccttttatatAGGCCAAACCATCATAATGATCATAGTGAAACGTTACAACTTTTCATGAAAATGTGTAGTAGTTGGGGTGTAATTACTATAGTTACAATGTAGTAACCTTATTTCCAACATGTGTGGCACTTCGTGTATCTTGCATTAGTGATCTTGTAAGCTCTGTTGTCACTTGACCCACCAAGCAAATTGATGTAGGCGTTATTGTAATAATCGTTGAAGATTGATATCTTCTTATTCATGTCTCTAAACTTTGTATTAATCAAATGGTGTTGTTTGTATGGTTCACGTGGCATTACATGTGAAATTTATCCGTAACGCGCATTTCCAACATGTGTTTAcgatgtataaataaataaaaaagtaacTTTTTTTTATCCTCCAAAATAGTACAAAACAAGCGTGTTAACGTCTCCTCATCGATGACGCTCCACAGTATACTTTGCGTCTTACCGAACGACTCTTTTAACTTCTTTATTCCCCCTTTATCGGTCAAGTCTTCGGTTAAATTTTTTTTCAGCAGTATCCAGGTCGGGTTCGGGCCAATCCGATGCACACCGGGCTCACCCAAAATAACTTTCTTTACGGGCCTGGTTTTCAACTAAATCCCAACGGCCCAAAACAATGTCTTTCAATTGCATCCCACCATTTAACTATTGGCCCAACTTTCTATATAATTCAAGCATACAACCCATTTGTCTATTGCATGAATCCGTACGTAGCTTTTTAAATTTTAATCACAAGTGATGTATGTTAGTTATGatgaaaataattaataaataaattcaattaaaTTTTATTCTTAAAGATATTtaaaaattaatacaaatttaTAAATAGATAACTCAACTTATACTCTTGTAGATAAGTCATCTTAATAATATTCATATATTTAAAATCCATTCAACAATGAGAAATTTTGATAGATAAATCTATTAAACTTATATTCTTTAAGATATTTAAAGATTAATATATAGATTTATAAAGTAGATAACTCAACTTATAATGTAGATAACTCAACTTATACTATTATAACTCAACTTATAATGTAGATAACTCAACTTATATTATTATACATAAcatattattaatatatttttaaatcgATTCAACAATGAGAAATTTCCGTGAGGCATAACAATTGGCTTCAAACTCGTTCTATAACTTCTATATCTACCATAAACCTCAAACAAATACTCTTTACTCTTTACACTTTACATACCACAATCACAACTCATTCTCAACCGTACCAATGACATCCGAGCCACCTTCTGCCGCCGCGGCTACCGCCATCCTTCCGGTGACCAACCCATCAACAACCACCAAAGCAAAAACAAGCAAGAAACTCACCCTCCTCCCACTCATATTCCTCATATACTTCGAAGTCGCGGGTGGTCCATACGGAGAAGAGCCCGCGGTCAAGGCAGCCGGGCCACTTTTCGCCATTCTCGGGTTCCTAATATTTCCTTTTATATGGAGTGTACCCGAGGCTCTCGTCACCGCGGAACTCTCCACTACCTTCCCGGGCAACGGCGGGTACATCATATGGGCCGATAAGGCGTTCGGCCCGTTCTTCGGGTCGTTAATGGGCACATGGAAATTTCTCACGGGGGTTATCAATCTGGCTGCATTCCCAATTCTATGCATAGATTATATAGAGAAACTTTTCCCGATTTTTAAATCGGGATTACCTAGAACGTCGGCGATATTAGTCGCCAACGTTGTACTATCTTTTATCAACTTTACAGGGTTGAATATAGTAGGCTACGCCGCAATTACTCTGGGCGTAGTCTCTCTCCTCCCTTTTGGTGTCATGTCAGCTATTGCTGTCCCTAAAATTCAGCCACACAGATGGCTGAGTTTAGGCCAAAAGGGTGTTAAAAAAGACTGGAATTTATTCTACAACACCCTTTTCTGGAACCTAAACTTTTGGGACTCCGTGAGCACAATGGCTGGTGAAGTCGAAAAGCCAAAAAGGACTTTCCCATTAGCGCTTTTTTACGCGGTGATCTTAACGTCCGTATCCTACATTATCCCTCTCGTCGCAGTCACCGGCGCGGTTCCACTCAACCAAACCGAATGGGAGTCCGGGTTCATGGCAGTCGCAGCCGAAATAATCGCGGGCAAGTGGCTAAAAATTTGGATCGAAATCGGAGCTGTCTTATCCGCCATCGGCTTATTCGAAGCACTATTAAGTAGTTGCGCGTATCAAACACTTGGTATGGCGGATTTCGGGTTTTTACCAAAGTTTTTCGAGCTTCGGTCGAAGTGGTTCGACACGCCTTGGGTTGGAATATTAGTGTCTACTTTGATTGCCATAAGTTTTTCGTTCATGCATTTTACGGACGTTATATCATCCGCTAATTTTTTATACAGTTTAGGAATGTTGTTGGAGTTTGCGTCTTTTTTGTGGCTTAGGAGGAAGTTTCCAACGTTAAAACGGCCGTTTAAAGTGCCTGGTAACGTGGTGCTTTTAGGGATTATGTGTTTGATACCTTCGGCTTTTTTGGTGTTGATTATGGTTATCGCTACGCCGATTGTGTATCTGGTTAGTGGTGTGTTGACGGTTGTTGGCGTTTTATGGTATTTTTTGATGAAGTTTTGTAGATCAAAGAAGTTGTTTAGTTTCAAGAATCGTGATGAAGTTGAAGTTTGTGAAGAGAATTAGTTTGGATTATTTTCtatattttatttgtaaatttttgTTTATATGATTGATTTGGTTTATCTAATAGAATATTTTTAATGATTAAGCATTAATTTTttgttttgtatgttttttttttaagtttgatgAAGTATTTGATCTGTTTAATTTGCTAGTGATATGGTCAATGTTAAACAAACTTTTAGCAAGTTAACGACAATAACGGGATAATTAGTTAATCCTGTATGGCTGTATtgtattttaatatatattaaaaaattaatttatGATTTAATTTTTGCATAGTTAAGAAAGTAAATGTAAACGTGTTTTGTGTATTAATTAGAATTTTATCTTGAaaggaaaataaaataaattaaaataactatttaatattgaTTAAATCAGTTTAAAAAATTACGATAAGAGATATCTCTATGTTCTCTATACACTCTACACAATATTAGATCGTCACCAAGACCATCTGAACTGATTGTGTCATCTCCTTAATACTCAAGTCGCGACACAAACCTGTTACTCCTACTCTGGCCCAAGAAGAGGAAAACAATGTTACATCGTCACCAAGACCATTTGAAGTGATTGTCATCTCCTTAATACTCAAGTCACGACACAAACATGTTACTCTTTGTAGCAATGTGCAACATGTAAATTGTAATATATTATTCCGGATGAAGTTTCAAAAGTTAAGACGACCGTACCATGTGGCGCTAAAGTTGCGGGAGAGGTGGTAGTTTGTGTCCTTAATAAAGCATACCGATGGTCCATGCGGTTAACAACGATTTGGTCTCTAACTTTcaaaaagtacacagatggtccttgtggtttgcactttgtacaCGAATGGTTCCTTTTGATCTGTttgttggggactaaatgcgttataaagtgcaaaccacatgACCATTTGTGTATTTTTGGAAACTTAGGGACCAAATTCGAATTTTGGTAAAACACAGGTACCATTCATGTACTTTTCTCAGTATATAATATATCAATAAGTATAAATAACTCGTCGAGCCCAAAACCAATCATTATAAATGGTTCGATCGATGGGTTAGGCGCTCTTGGTCCACATTCTTTTAGTTGGGCCCGTTAACAATCAATTTGAACAAGTTCACCAAGCACTCTTTAAAAACACCAATTTATTGTTTCATTAACCAAAATAAAGCCCTAACTAACCTATAAAGTCTCACTTGCCCTTTGGTAACTAGCTCGGTTCTAACTTTGCGACTAACCACCGTTGACCACTTTGGGGACTTCTCGTGTTAAATTGGGTCATAAAGGGTTAGTGTGTAGTGGTTGTGGTAAGTAGGTATGCCATCATCGGCTTCACTTTTGGAGGTTGTTAAAAAAAGGAACTCATCATGACTCGTTCTATATTCTGCTAGAGGTTTTGAACCTTTTGGTTTCCACTTGGACTTGTAAGGTGCTTTAGgcattacccccccccccccccccccaaatgtTGTCTTGAATGTGATAAAAACTAAGGGTTTAATTTGTGAGGTTAAGTTACTAGGTTTAGAGTTGGAGCAAAGTTCAACCATTTTTTCTAACTTATTCTTAAGAGGTAAATGCGATTTTAGTCCCCTTGGTTTGGCCAATTttccagtttagtccaaaggtttgaagcgttgccattttagtccaaatagtttcaaacgttgtcattttagtccactgggttaacttgatccatttttctgttaacaagaagggcaattcagtcattttatatggccgaattgcccttctagttaatagAAATACATAGAAAATTaccaaattgcccttctcgttaacataaaaaatagatcaagttaacccagtggactaaaatggcaacgtttgagactatttagactaaaatgacaacttTTCAAACCTTTGGGCTAAATTGGCAAAAATAACtcaaactatagggactaaaatgacatttaactctacaCCAAAATTAGGACTTATAAAGCTTACTATGTATGTTCAATTTGAGTATAGAGCAAAAAGATGGTGAATTCATGTGGAAGAAATTtgataaaaatggtcaaaattgaTCTTATTTAAGATTTTGAATATAATAGTGACACATAGATTAATCATAACTGAAATTGAATAATAACTAACACATATAAAAATGTTTCGGAAGTGTATAAAAATCCTGAGCCAACTCGGGTTTTCGTTTCACCATGTGTTATGCAGAAGAGTTATGCACAACGACTGTCAAGTGACAGCCAGCGCTATGGTATCCCGGGGAACGCCCAAGCCAAGCTCTGAAGCCAACGTGAGCTCGGTaattaagacaacatagtctgacTGGAGTAGGGCAACAGGGCACTCCAATTTGAAGAGTGCGGTAGCCAAACATAAGAAAGtcgtcgttcaaaaaaaaaagacaatATGGCTTGAATAATTTCTAACTACAACAATAGTAAGTGTCGGCGGGAATAGATATTCCCATTGATTGGAGGGAAGGGGCGGCAAAGGGAATAGTGTCAGGCACCTGCCTGGCACTCCCTTATTGGCCcaataaatttacgattttatctcactttaaaattacgattttgccatcagttaaaaattacgtatttgcccccagttaaaaataaACTTACGCTTTTGCTCTcagctaaatatttcaattttgccccTGGTTCAAAACTACGATTTTGCCCtgtttcaatttacagttttgccattagttttttcccttaaaaatacgattttgccatcagttcaaaattatgtttttaccgccatttaaaaataaatttaggCTTTTGCTCTCAGCTAAAAATTCTAATTTTGCCtcactaagttttgtcccatttgggttttcttagtaaggtttttaatgagacAACACACATGATCCAGAAGTATCATGAGAAgaaaatacgcgctgcactcttttccCTTAgttgaggttttgtcccactgggttttcctagcaaggttttaaCGAGGCAACATCTCAAAGCGTATTaagttgataaccaagggggaatgttataaatatattattatattattatggttatcaacTCCTAAAATAGACTGACTTTTTCTCCATGTtttcttctcctatatatatactACATTGTGTCTCTTGTATTATAGATATCTATCAATGTTTCCTCCCTATATCTCTTTCTCTTATTGTTTGCTATTAGGCTAGTAGGTCGTTGTTTCACAACAATTACAAATTATTATAGAATACTCAAATTATATATTGGATGAGTTATTGGAAAAGGGGGGAAGTTCATATTTCCCTAATTTGGGTAAGCAGATTTAGTGGGTTCACTACCTCTACAAAAAGACTCCCTAGAAACCAAACATGTTTAAAAGGTGTCCTATGAACGCTTGTAAATATCCTAAACCacctacaaataaaaaaaaattgtagctAATAACTCCGGTTTGAGTCAGTTTTTTACTAGAATCACTATGGTTTATTATATGCTATAAGAAACTGATGCTAGTGAATTTAAGTCCAGGATATCCTGATACAAAACTCTTTCTTAACAAAAGAGGTGAATTGTGCGAATAATGAGATTTGttataaaaagaaataaaaaagatGAATGAAACACAACAAACCACTATGAATGTGCAGCCCTTTGCAATTTTGAAATGAACACCATCGCCTTCACATAAACATAATCTTTCAAGCGATCAAGAAAGTGGAAAAAGGCATATCTTAGACGACGGTTGAGAACTAACGCGCCACATGCTATCCAAAAGCTAGTAGCAAAACCAATGCCTCCGCCAATATAAAACCATTTTTGAAGTTCATCCATGTCTTCCTCGCCACCTTCAGTTTCACCAACAATGGGTGGTACTTCGGATTCTTCATCTCCAATACAATTTTTAGTAATGGGAGGTCCACATAGTCCTGCGTTTCCATTATATCTTGACGGTTCAAAGGACTGGAGTTGAGTGCTAGACGGAATTCTACCTGACAAGTTATTATACGACACGTCTAGATAATTTAATGAAGTCATCTGAGCCATGCTTGATGGTATCCCTCCTGAAAACTTGTTACTTGATATATCCAAAGTTAGAAGTCTTTTCATATCACCAATATTCCTTGGAATATCGCCACCCAAAGAATTCTTCGATAAGTTTAACGCAATCAGTCCATGGAGATTTGTGAGTTCAGATGGAAAGGGTCCTGTTAGGTTGTTGTTTGATAGATCAATGATCCTTAGCAATCCAAGAATGGTACTGAATTCACGTGCGTTTCCTTGCCACTCGATGGTCGCACGGTCAATGTACTCATCATAAATGATATCTGGCCGAGCAGTTCTCGAACCATACCATGGAATTGCAAACTGATATACAGTTTGTGTCGGAACAAGTCCTTGTTGAACCATGGTTGTGAGATTATTCAAGCATGATGGGATGGTTCCAAAGAGATTGTTTTGTGACAAATCTAGAAGTTGAAGATTCACTAGTTGACACAATTGTGAAGGGATGGTTCCAAAGAAGTTGTTTGATCCTAGACTAAGAACATACAAACCTGATAGGTTTTCCCCGATCCAAATAGGTACATTACCAGAAAAGTTGTTCGCCCCCAAATTCAAAAAGTTTAAATTCGTGCAATTCTTTAAAGACAAAGGTAACTCTCCCGAAAACTCGTTCTTATATAAATACAACACTTCGAGTTTGATCATAGATTCAACAGAAGCAGGAAGCCTTCCAAACAAATTGTTGTGGCCTAGATTTAGAACCCTTAGTTCTCTGAAATTCCATAAACAATCTGGAACCTGTTCGGTTAAGACGTTATTGGAGAGATCAAGAAATTCTAAGAACCCATCCACAATTTGGCATAAAAAGGAGATTCCTCCGGAGAATTTGTTTCCAGAAAGATTTAACAATGTCAAAGCGGAAGAAACATTTGGTATCGGGCCATAAAGGTTGTTGGAACTCAAATCTATTATAGAACGATTATCAAAATTTGATAATAAATCTGGTACCTTCGCGGTGATGTTGTTGGAAGAAAGATTCAAATATCTTAATTGAGATGGCCATGCGTCCCAAAACTCCAGGGGAACTGTATCTGAAATTCCAGTGTCGGCAATATCAAGACGAGTAAGATTTTTGAGTTTTTGAATCCATTTGGGGAAGTGAGGCCCGAGCTTGCAAGAGCTCAAATCAATATACTCTACATACGACATGTTGAGCATATGATCTGCGAAACGATCTGAAACTCCCTCCAGTGAGTTGTTTGAAAGATTTAACTTCAAAAGCTTTGACTTTCCAATGTTTTCAGAGATGGCACCGCTGAGAGAATTAGAAAAAACCTCAAAATTTTCAAGCATAGGTAGTTCCCACAATTTCTCACTTATAGCCCCACTTAAGTGATTATCATATAGGTACAAATATAGTAAGGATGAAAACGTTTCGATCTCGTCTGAAAATGACCCTGTAAGTTGGCTGCTTGGAGCAAACAAATATTGTAAAGTATCTGATGTACATCCGGACAAGTTTCTTAAAAAATCAGGAAATTTGATGGATGCAGAGTTGTCATAGAATTTAAAATATGTTAACCGACAAAGGTTTCCAAGATATTTTGGTATTTCATCCAACATGTTTTCAGATAGATCGAGACTAGAGAGGTTGTTGCTAGTTAACGGAAACAACCAATGATACATGGATGAGTTGAGATTGTTGTTCGAGAGCTCAAGGGTAACGATAGATGATGAAGAAGAGTTGTCATATGACGATGAATACGAAGGATACATGACTTGTGAGAGGTCACATTTATATAGTGTTAATGAGGATAGTTTTTGTAGAGTTCGAATTACATCTACCCAATGATTTGCTTTAGCTATGAAAATTCCTTCCATACGAAGTGTTCGTAAATGAGAAAGATTCGCCAACCAGTCTATGTTTTCGATCACACATCTTTCGGGGCATCCAAGTTGAAAACGTTCCAAGTTGGTCAGGTTTCCAATTTCCGGAGGAATGGTTCCATAAAAAGAGTTATAGGCAAGGTTAAGATCCCTAAGTTGAGCCAAGGAACCAATGGAGTTGGGGATGGTTCCACTAAAGTTATTAGAACCAAGGTTAAGGTACCTTAACTGAGTCATGAAACCAATGAACTTGGGGATGGTTCCATTTAAAAAATTGCCGGAAAGGTCAAGATAATTCAAGTATGTTAAGTTAAGCAACGAAGGACTAATCTCACCTCCAAGATTAGTAGTGCCAAAATTGTAGGACAACTGAAGTCGTGTGACATGACCTGTTGTGTCGTTGCATGTGACGCCGCTCCACTTACAacaatcatcatcttcttcatccgtCCATGTAGACAAAACACCATCGGGGTCTTGAACACGAGCTTTGAAATCAAGAAGAGCATGTCTCTCCTTATCAATGCATGTGACAACGACAGCGTTACCGTTTGCTCCCGCTGCGACCAAGTGGTATGTAGTTATAGTTTGAAGGCCTAGCAAGAGAAGTGTGAAAATAAAAGGTGTTTGAGAATGCATGGTGTAAATGCAAATCTTGGTGGTCATATTTGAACATTCCTGGCCCAATGAAGGTTTATATGGTGTCAATTGTGAAGATGAAGAAATGAAGTGGATGATCTTGGATTGTTCATATTCATTGGTCAAATTTGGAAGAAGAAAAATGCAGTGGACAAAAGGAATTTCACATCTACAATAAAAAAGTTTTCAACACGGTTACACAACCTTTTAAAAAAAACATCAAGTGGACAACTATTGTAATATTTTTATGCTTGGATATATGACCATACTTTTCAAAACTATGTGCCATATTTAGTCACAAACTAAGGGCCATTaactagttaatttttttttgaacggaaaaTTTGGATCATTGAAGTAATTTTCGTATCACATATATTAACACACTATCACGTTATAATCGACTAGAATAAACCAATGCTTTATGATTTTTCTCTTTAGACTACTTACAAACTCAATTATAAAAACACACTACTCAACAAACGGTCATGACAAACAAAAGAggtgatgagagagagagagaggcacaCCGGTGGTCTCCCTCCCTCTTTTGTTTGTCATGACCGTTTGTTGAGTGTGTTTTTATAATTGAGTTCGTAAGTAGTCTAAAGAGAAAAATCATAAAGCATTGGTTACATTCTCCGCCAACCAGCTATTCCTCACGAATTTCACCCTTCCTCTCTTCTCGTCACATCCTCCATACCAGTCTATTTTCCACATCATCGTAAGGGCGCCAAGGGACATCCTGGTGGAAGATGTTCTTAATATTATTATGTATATATGAAACTGAACTTCATTGACTATCATACATGATATTAACTCAGTGTttaggttatatttttataaaaaaaaacagtatttattacaatttttttataaattaaaaataggTTTTTTTTTGTCTAAGGGGGGCGATTGAAATTTCCAAGGGGTGCAggtgaaaaattccaaggggtgcggtcaaGATTTTACCGAAAAAttaacactaatttttttttttcaaggggtgcgaccGCCCATCCACGAGTAttggtaggtccgcccctgcttaTGAGCATGGACATGTATTCTTATACACGTGCAAGATAAAAATCAAgattaaacatcaaattaaagtagACTTTGTGGTATGGTTCATGACCCAAATgatcaccaccaccctccacgTCAGCGTCATGTCACTCTACCCCCATCCACTGACCTAATCCATTAGCCTATATGATATGGACCATGGCCCCcactatcccccccccccacccacccaaACCCACCCACCCCAATCAAAATCCCCTGAAAAGGGTCATGGTTGCCATGAACTAAAC
It encodes:
- the LOC110900535 gene encoding receptor-like protein EIX2; translated protein: MTTKICIYTMHSQTPFIFTLLLLGLQTITTYHLVAAGANGNAVVVTCIDKERHALLDFKARVQDPDGVLSTWTDEEDDDCCKWSGVTCNDTTGHVTRLQLSYNFGTTNLGGEISPSLLNLTYLNYLDLSGNFLNGTIPKFIGFMTQLRYLNLGSNNFSGTIPNSIGSLAQLRDLNLAYNSFYGTIPPEIGNLTNLERFQLGCPERCVIENIDWLANLSHLRTLRMEGIFIAKANHWVDVIRTLQKLSSLTLYKCDLSQVMYPSYSSSYDNSSSSSIVTLELSNNNLNSSMYHWLFPLTSNNLSSLDLSENMLDEIPKYLGNLCRLTYFKFYDNSASIKFPDFLRNLSGCTSDTLQYLFAPSSQLTGSFSDEIETFSSLLYLYLYDNHLSGAISEKLWELPMLENFEVFSNSLSGAISENIGKSKLLKLNLSNNSLEGVSDRFADHMLNMSYVEYIDLSSCKLGPHFPKWIQKLKNLTRLDIADTGISDTVPLEFWDAWPSQLRYLNLSSNNITAKVPDLLSNFDNRSIIDLSSNNLYGPIPNVSSALTLLNLSGNKFSGGISFLCQIVDGFLEFLDLSNNVLTEQVPDCLWNFRELRVLNLGHNNLFGRLPASVESMIKLEVLYLYKNEFSGELPLSLKNCTNLNFLNLGANNFSGNVPIWIGENLSGLYVLSLGSNNFFGTIPSQLCQLVNLQLLDLSQNNLFGTIPSCLNNLTTMVQQGLVPTQTVYQFAIPWYGSRTARPDIIYDEYIDRATIEWQGNAREFSTILGLLRIIDLSNNNLTGPFPSELTNLHGLIALNLSKNSLGGDIPRNIGDMKRLLTLDISSNKFSGGIPSSMAQMTSLNYLDVSYNNLSGRIPSSTQLQSFEPSRYNGNAGLCGPPITKNCIGDEESEVPPIVGETEGGEEDMDELQKWFYIGGGIGFATSFWIACGALVLNRRLRYAFFHFLDRLKDYVYVKAMVFISKLQRAAHS
- the LOC110900533 gene encoding probable polyamine transporter At3g13620; protein product: MTSEPPSAAAATAILPVTNPSTTTKAKTSKKLTLLPLIFLIYFEVAGGPYGEEPAVKAAGPLFAILGFLIFPFIWSVPEALVTAELSTTFPGNGGYIIWADKAFGPFFGSLMGTWKFLTGVINLAAFPILCIDYIEKLFPIFKSGLPRTSAILVANVVLSFINFTGLNIVGYAAITLGVVSLLPFGVMSAIAVPKIQPHRWLSLGQKGVKKDWNLFYNTLFWNLNFWDSVSTMAGEVEKPKRTFPLALFYAVILTSVSYIIPLVAVTGAVPLNQTEWESGFMAVAAEIIAGKWLKIWIEIGAVLSAIGLFEALLSSCAYQTLGMADFGFLPKFFELRSKWFDTPWVGILVSTLIAISFSFMHFTDVISSANFLYSLGMLLEFASFLWLRRKFPTLKRPFKVPGNVVLLGIMCLIPSAFLVLIMVIATPIVYLVSGVLTVVGVLWYFLMKFCRSKKLFSFKNRDEVEVCEEN